One window from the genome of Grus americana isolate bGruAme1 chromosome 14, bGruAme1.mat, whole genome shotgun sequence encodes:
- the SRA1 gene encoding steroid receptor RNA activator 1 isoform X2 produces MAELYVKPGNQERGWNDPPQFSYGLQAQAGGPRRTPLTRRPPPPPAGAPPGAPPDPAGAPAAPSAPPPRALRPPPLGPISPSPRAERGRPSAAACLEEHSPEECGVPANAVLVPLREALDTCRSMKQVCDDIGRRLTVLEDAWAQGKLSAPVRKRMNLLVQELQQQHWDAADEIHRSLMVDHVNEVSQWLVGVKRLIAEMRSLPAAEVAAATDGSAEAGPGQEDP; encoded by the exons ATGGCGGAGCTCTACGTGAAGCCGG GGAACCAGGAGCGCGGCTGGAACGACCCCCCCCAGTTCTCCTATGGGCTGCAGGCGCAGGCCGGGGGTCCCAGGCGAACCCCGCTCACCCGCcggcccccccctccgcccgcgGGGGCCCCACCAG GTGCTCCTCCGGACCCAGCCGGTGCCCCTGCTGCCCCGTCAGCGCCGCCCCCCCGAGCGCTGAGGCCACCCCCCCTCGGGCCCATCAGCCCTTCCCCGCGGGCAGAGAGGGGGAGGCCGAGCGCTGCGGCATGCCTGGAGGAGCACAGCCCAGAGGAGTGCGGCGTGCCTGCCAACGCGGTCCTTGTGCCACTGAGGGAGGCCCTCGACACCTGCCGCTCCATG AAACAAGTGTGCGACGACATCGGGCGGCGGCTGACGGTGCTGGAGGATGCGTGGGCTCAGGGGAAGCTGTCAGCCCCAGTGAGAAAGAGGATGAACCTCCTGGTGCAAG AGCTCCAGCAACAGCACTGGGATGCAGCTGACGAGATCCACCGTTCGCTCATGGTGGACCACGTGAATGAGGTGAGCCAGTGGCTGGTGGGCGTCAAGCGCCTGATCGCTGAGATGAGGAGCCTGCCTGCCGCGGAGGTGGCTGCAGCAACGGATGGCAGTGCTGAGGCTGGGCCTGGCCAGGAAGATCCCTGa
- the SRA1 gene encoding steroid receptor RNA activator 1 isoform X1 — translation MAELYVKPGNQERGWNDPPQFSYGLQAQAGGPRRTPLTRRPPPPPAGAPPGAPPDPAGAPAAPSAPPPRALRPPPLGPISPSPRAERGRPSAAACLEEHSPEECGVPANAVLVPLREALDTCRSMVPKQVCDDIGRRLTVLEDAWAQGKLSAPVRKRMNLLVQELQQQHWDAADEIHRSLMVDHVNEVSQWLVGVKRLIAEMRSLPAAEVAAATDGSAEAGPGQEDP, via the exons ATGGCGGAGCTCTACGTGAAGCCGG GGAACCAGGAGCGCGGCTGGAACGACCCCCCCCAGTTCTCCTATGGGCTGCAGGCGCAGGCCGGGGGTCCCAGGCGAACCCCGCTCACCCGCcggcccccccctccgcccgcgGGGGCCCCACCAG GTGCTCCTCCGGACCCAGCCGGTGCCCCTGCTGCCCCGTCAGCGCCGCCCCCCCGAGCGCTGAGGCCACCCCCCCTCGGGCCCATCAGCCCTTCCCCGCGGGCAGAGAGGGGGAGGCCGAGCGCTGCGGCATGCCTGGAGGAGCACAGCCCAGAGGAGTGCGGCGTGCCTGCCAACGCGGTCCTTGTGCCACTGAGGGAGGCCCTCGACACCTGCCGCTCCATGGTGCCG AAACAAGTGTGCGACGACATCGGGCGGCGGCTGACGGTGCTGGAGGATGCGTGGGCTCAGGGGAAGCTGTCAGCCCCAGTGAGAAAGAGGATGAACCTCCTGGTGCAAG AGCTCCAGCAACAGCACTGGGATGCAGCTGACGAGATCCACCGTTCGCTCATGGTGGACCACGTGAATGAGGTGAGCCAGTGGCTGGTGGGCGTCAAGCGCCTGATCGCTGAGATGAGGAGCCTGCCTGCCGCGGAGGTGGCTGCAGCAACGGATGGCAGTGCTGAGGCTGGGCCTGGCCAGGAAGATCCCTGa
- the APBB3 gene encoding amyloid-beta A4 precursor protein-binding family B member 3 yields the protein MLGKDYMLAIVLVNCDDNLWSDQSLETDPNLPPGWRKIRDSLGTYYWHVPTGTTQWQHPACTTSPGEHPEADGEETFQGMDGQAPAAKYSAKDRPIPSPMASLSRRTSLLWHGDGFQHSAEPGSKCFAVRSLGWVEIPEEDLAPGKSSIAVNNCIQQLSNSKGQGSVENRGEGQDLVMILKKDTMSLVDPLDRSLIHRQPILNIRVWGVGCNNGRDFAFVASDKDTCVLKCHVFHCNVPAKSIAKALHEMCSKIMAERAIASSGLPRAATLEPISTEDLPLQVDILEAVRQSMQTYEALYIGSLPVPRAMGMDVLNEAIEKLTRGPGRECWTPSLIRVSDTAMRVHPAQEDEEAAHIWECQVRYVTFLGVGRDAHTFALIVDTGRRFQCAAFWCEPNAGTISEAVQAACMVQYQKCLVATAPGTKAKAAAGRGRVGPAASGDAASGAAKASRGSGGAAGAGARKRGLFSFLEAFRVRRALLHTP from the exons ACAACCTGTGGAGCGACCAGAGCCTGGAGACGGATCCCAACCTCCCCCCAGGCTGGAGGAAAATTCGTGACTCTCTGGGCACCTACTACTGGCATGTGCCGACCGGCACAACGCAGTGGCAGCACCCTGCATGCACCACCAGCCCAGGAGAGCACCCAGAGGCTGATGGAGAGGAGACATTCCAGGGAATG gATGGCCAGGCCCCTGCAGCAAAGTACTCGGCAAAGGACAGGCCCATtcccagccccatggcttcGCTCTCCCGCAG GACTTCGCTGCTCTGGCATGGAGATGGCTTCCAGCACAGCGCGGAGCCCGGCTCCAAG TGCTTTGCTGTGCGCTCGCTGGGCTGGGTCGAGATCCCCGAGGAGGACCTGGCACCTGGCAAGAGCAGCATTGCTGTCAACAACTGCATCCAGCAGCTCTCCAACAGCAAGGGCCAGGGTTCTGTGGAGAACCGGGGTGAG GGCCAGGACCTGGTGATGATTCTGAAGAAGGACACCATGAGCCTGGTGGACCCCCTTGACCGCAGCCTCATCCACCGCCAGCCCATCCTCAACATCCGCGTCTGGGGTGTTGGCTGCAACAATGGCag AGACTTCGCCTTTGTGGCCAGTGACAAGGACACCTGTGTCCTCAAGTGTCATGTCTTCCATTGCAATGTGCCTGCCAAGAGCATTGCCAAGGCCCTGCATGAGATGTGCTCCAAG ATCATGGCTGAGCGAGCCATAGCGAGCAGTGGGCTGCCACGAGCCGCCACGCTGGAGCCCATCTCCACCGAGGACCTCCCGCTGCAAG TGGATATCCTGGAAGCGGTGAGGCAGTCGATGCAGACCTATGAGGCGCTGTACATTGGCAGCCTGCCTGTGCCCAGGGCCATGG ggatgGATGTGCTGAACGAGGCCATCGAGAAGCTGACAAGGGGCCCCGGGCGGGAGTGCTGGACACCCTCCCTCATCCGTGTGTCTGACACGGCCATGAGGGTGCACCCCGCGCAG gaggatgaggaggcagCACACATCTGGGAGTGCCAGGTGCGGTACGTGACCTTCCTGGGGGTGGGCCGGGATGCCCACACCTTCGCACTCATCGTGGACACGGGGCGACGCTTCCAGTGTGCGGCCTTCTGGTGCGAGCCCAACGCCGGCACCATCTCAGAGGCGGTGCAAGCAGCCTGCATG GTGCAGTACCAGAAGTGCCTGGTGGCCACCGCACCGGGGACTAAGGCGAAAGCTGCCGCAGGCCGGGGCCGGGTCGGGCCGGCGGCCTCAGGGGACGCTGCCAGCGGGGCGGCCAAGGCGAGCAGGGGCAGCGGAGGGGCGGCAGGGGCCGGTGCCCGCAAGCGGGgcctcttctccttcctggAGGCCTTCCGCGTCCGGCGAGCCCTCCTCCACACCCCGtag